TCGTCCGCCAGCACGTACTGCGCGCGTGGCGCTTTACCGCTGTTTTTGTCTTCTTCTTCAAGCGCATTGATCGCCTCAATATCCATGAAGGTGAAGAATTTCAGGAAACGATACACGTCGGCGTCGGCGGTGTTGATCCAGAACTGATAGAACTTGTACGGGCTGGTTTTCTTCGGATCGAGCCATACCGCGCCGCCTTCGGTTTTACCAAATTTGGTGCCGTCGGCTTTAGTGATCAGCGGTACGGTCAGGCCAAAGACCTGATTCTGATGCAGACGACGGGTCAAATCGATACCGGAGGTGATGTTCCCCCACTGGTCGGAACCGCCAATTTGCAATGCCACGCCGTGCAGTTTGTTCAGGCAGGCAAAGTCATAGCCCTGCAGCAGGTTGTAGGAAAACTCGGTAAAGGAGATGCCCTGATCGTCACGATTCAGACGCTGCTTCACCGCTTCTTTGTTTATCATCTGGTTAACAGAGAAGTGTTTGCCGATGTCGCGCAGGAAGGTCAGCACGTTCATGCCACCAAACCAGTCATAGTTATTCGCGGCAATAGCGGCGTTGTCACCACAGTTGAAGTCGAGGAAAGGGGCAACCTGTTTGCGGATTTTATCCACCCACTCCTGCACCGTGTCTTCAGTGTTCAGTTTACGCTCAGCGGCTTTAAAGCTTGGGTCGCCAATCAGACCGGTCGCGCCGCCCACCAGTGCGACCGGCTTGTGGCCCGCCATCTGGAAGCGTTTCAGGCATAACAAGGGAACAAGATGCCCCAAATGCAAGCTGTCAGCGGTGGGATCGAAGCCGCAATAGAGCGCGATCGGGCCTTGCGCCAGTCGCTCTGCTAACGCTTCTTCGTCCGTCACCTGGGCCACGAGGCCCCGCTCTTGCAATTGTTTAATCAAGTTACTGCTTGCCATCAAATTCTCCATGTATAAACGACTGCACCTTTGCCGGTACACGACTTTTCGCCTGGTGCGAAAGGAACATAGAATAAAGCGCTGGCGCACGTTGCGCTAGCGCTTAAAACAACAAATTTCGGGGTTTAGGGTGCCAGTCTGTCAATTTTCCAGCCGTTGCTCTCGCGCTGGTATAAAAAGCGGTCGTGCAGGCGATGCTCGCCCCCCTGCCAGAATTCCATCTGTTCGATGGGGATGCGGAACCCGCCCCAGAAGCTCGGTAACGGCACTTCGCCCTGCTGGAATTTCTGTTTTAACTCGAGGAATTTGCTTTCAAGCACGCCGCGCGCCGAAATGCGGCTGGACTGCTTAGAGACCCACGCGCCAATCTGGCTGTCGCGCGGACGGCTGTGGAAATACTTCACCACCTCCAGCGTCGAGAGGCGTTCGACTTTACCGGTGACCATGACCTGACGCTCCAGCATGTGCCAGGGGAACAGCAGGCTAATACGGGGATTGCGTTCGAGATGGTGCGCCTTGCGGCTGCCAAGATTGGTATAGAACACCAACCCTTTTTCATCATAATGCTTGAGCAACACGATGCGCTGGTAAGGCTGGCCGTTTTCATCAACCGTGGCAACAACCATGGCCGTGGGGTCAGCGAGCTTAGCCTCGCAGGCCTGTTTCAGCCAGCGCTCAAAAAGCGCCAGCGGTTCAGCGGGAAGATCCTGGCGGCGAAGACCGCCTTTGGTGTATTCACGGCGCAGGTGCGCAATTTGCTGCAGTTCGTCGTTATCTGACATGGCGTTAGCTGAAATAGACTTAGGGTGGCGCTATTGTGCGCCGCCCCTGTGAAAATCTCAACGCTTCGGATTTTCTAACTGGCAATTGTTCAGCACGATACGGTCGCGTTTATAGACCGTGGCGCTGTCACCTTTCGACCAGAAGACATAGATCCCGTCGGTATAGCGAGCGCCAGAGGCCGACATGCCCTGCTTGAGGGTCAGGAGTTTATTGTCATAAATAAAGCTGGCTTCCTGACGCGGGTTGTTCAGCTTCACGGTGAGCGGTTTTTCATCACAGCGATACTCCAGGGTATCGGTCTGCATGCGTTCAACGAACTGGTTATAGGCACTGCATCCTGCAAGTAAAAAAGGCAGAGTAATAAGAAGAAGTTTTTTCATGGCGTGTTCCGTCGACTTTTCTGATCCCGGAGGGCGTTATCACCCTCCGGCTTTTCGTCATATTCTAACGGCTGGCCGCAGCACTGAAATTCAGTTAACTCTGATTATGACGAGGATTTGCGGGGTAAATCGCCCCCAGCACACTGGCTTCACGCGCGCCGGTGACGGACGGTAAATTGCCCGGCAGGCCGGCAACGGTACGCCACGCAAGCCAGGCGAAGGCCAGAGCCTCCATATCATCCCCGCTGATCCCGGCCTCATCCGTGGTCGAGACTTCGGTCCCTGGCAACAACCCGGCGAGACGTGCCATCACCAGCGGGTTACGGCTGCCACCGCCGCACACCAGCAGCCGCTCGCATCCGCCGCTGAGCATGACCTGTTCAGATATCGAGACAGCGGTCAACTCCACCAGCGTGGTCTGGACGTCCTGCGCGGCCAGCGCCGGGAACGGCGCCAGCTGGCGCTCCAGCCAGCCATAGTTGAAATATTCACGGCCGGTGCTTTTAGGCGCAGGAAGCGAAAAATAGGGATCGCTTAACATGGATTGCAGGAGCGGCAGGACAACTTTACCTTCGCTCGCCCACTGCGCGTCCTTGTCGTAGGGTTTGCCGCACTGACGCCAGATCCAGGCATCCATCAGCATATTGCCCGGCCCCGTATCGTACCCGCGTACCGGCTGGCCCGGGATCAGCATCGACAGGTTGGCGATCCCGCCAATGTTGAGCACCATCCGTCGTTCGCTGGGGTGTGCCAGCAGCGCCTGATGGAAAGCTGGAACCAGCGGTGCGCCCTGCCCGCCAAGGGCAATATCCCGTCGACGAAAATCGCCCACAACCGTGACGCCGGTTTTCGCTACGATCTGGTTGTTATCGCCAATTTGCAGGGTATGCGGCGCGTCGCCGGTCGGTTCATGCCACACCGTCTGACCGTGGCAGCCAATCGCCACGATATCCTGCGGCTGCAGGTTTTCCTTGTGCATAAGCGCCAGAACAGCATCCGCGAACAGCGATCCCAGCCGGACATCCAGTTGCCCAAGCTGTGACAACGTCAGCTGCTGGCCCTGACAGATGTTCAGGATGTCCTCTTTCAGCGAGACGGGGATCGGCCAGGTCAGGCTTGCCTGCTGGGCCACCATGTTTTCATCTATCGCGGCCAGAACGACATCAACACCATCAAGACTGGTGCCTGACATCACGCCTATGTATCGACCCGATTTCATGCGCTTTCCTTAGGTTGCGTGGTCTTAGGATAAATACTCAACCACAATCCGGGGGGCTTTTCTATGCGGCGATAATATTTTTTAACAATGTCAGACACGTACCACAGAGATTTTTGTTTATGTCTCGTTAAGCCAATTTCAAGTACACTTTTCTTATTGTGCATACAAAGTTATGAACGTTGGCCTCTTATGCCATATAATTTAGCCATTACGGATGCCCGAACCGGGCGTTGTTGGTGAACAGGAGATTCAAATGATTTTACGTGTACTGGGCGTTTCGCTGATTGGTTTAACACTGGCTGGTTGTGTGAATGACAGTTCACTCTCTGGCGACGTTTATAGCGCGTCTGAAGCTAAACAGGTGCAGAACGTCACCTACGGTACGATTGTCAATGCACGTCCTGTACAGATCCAGGGTGGTGATGACAGCAATGTCGTCGGTGCAATCGGCGGTGCCGTTCTGGGTGGTTTCCTGGGTAACACCATTGGTGGGGGGACCGGTCGTTCACTGGCCACCGCGGCGGGTGCTGTTGCCGGTGGCGTAGCAGGCCAGGGCGTTCAGGGTGCCATGAACAAAACCCAGGGTGTTGAACTGGAAATCCGTAAAGATGACGGTAACACCATCATGGTTGTGCAGAAGCAAGGCAGCACCCGCTTCTCTGCAGGCCAGCGCGTCGTGATTGCCAGCAACGGCAGCCAGGTGACCGTTTCTCCACGTTAATTTAATAAAGGATACGGTCTACAGGCCGTATCCTTTATCTCACATGAATATCTGTCATCCGTTTTAATTGCTAAAACATATTCATCTTATTCATAATTACTTCCCATAATATATTGCTCCTGCGCAAAGTAATTTTTGCATATCATCGCTAAACTCGCCGCCTTTATTCATTTTTTTGTTAAGATTATTATGCTTGCGATTGGTCGATATGTAAAAAATAGATACATTCCTTTCTTTTTGGGGAGCTTTTTTGTTATAGGGATATTACATTTCCTGTTTTTGCAACTCGTTAAACACGTCCCCTCTTTTTCACCTTTGTTATTCCCCACGCTGACCATTTTTTTGCTGGTCTTTCATTCGGTTATCGCCTGCTTTATGGTGATGAAATACTGGTGTGACAAACGGCGGTTGTATCTTGTCGCTATCGCGCTTGCCTTTACCGGCTCTGCGTTGCTGATGGTCGGGACGCTCTCCAGCTTTCCGGCGTGGCTGAACCTCTATCAGTTCAGTACCATCAACTATAACGATGCGATGATCTATTACATGTTTCGCCATATCCTGATGGCGGTGTTGTTTATTGTATCTGCCCTGCTGTACGTCCTCCGGAATGTTCCCCTTTCGCGCATGACGCATACTTCTCTTTTTTTTGGCATGCTTCTTTTTACCGTAGTGATCATTGCCCTCGCCTGGTTTTACTCCAGCCATTCGTCGTTTTTCTCTCTGGACCTGATCGATAATGAAACCCGACATTTTATGGCTATATGGAACCGGGTGATTAACATTATCTTAATCGTGCTGTGGGTCGCGACGTTTGTCACGCTGATGATTATTACCCGGATACGTAATATGTTTTGGGTCAGCGGTAATTTTTTATCGTTGTGTTATATCGGGACGCTTTTGATGATGCTGTTAGCCGGGCAGGCTGAAGATATTTCCTGGTATCGTGCGCGTTTATTTGAGACCATTGCCACGCTGTTGATTATATTTGTTCTGCTTTATGATGTATTTAATCTCTACCGCGAATCGCATTTGAAGTATCAGCAGTCTTATCAAAACTCCATACGTGACCCTCTTACGCGTCTGTACAACCGCAGTTACTTTTACGACGCCCTCAACCATTCGCTGCGCAGCGCGAGCCGTACCCAGCCGGTTTCCGTTGTCGTAAGCGATCTCGTCGCTTCAAGCGTATCAACGACTGCTACGGGCACCTTCAGGGCGATAAGGTATTAAAATTTGTCGCCAGGCTGCTGATGGACTCGGTGCGACCGGATGACATTGCTGCGCGTATCGGGGGCGAAGAGTTCGTTCTGATGCTGGCGAATACCCCGCCGGAGACGGCTCGCCAGGTGGCGGAGCGGATCCGCGAGAAGCTCAGCAGCTTCGATAAAAACAGCAGCGAGGAACAACTGCCTGAACCCATTACCATCAGCATGGGTGTCTTTACAGCGACGTCAGCCGAAACGACGGCGGAAACGTGCGTGGAGTGCGCCGATAAGGCGATGTATGAAGCGAAAGAGACGGGTCGCAACCGGGTGGTGGTTTACTCGTGAAAAAAAGGCCTTGCATCAGCAAGGCCTTTTTGCAGGATCAGTCGCGCGACTGGAGTTCGTGGATGTTTTGCTCGAGGCGAGCAACAAGCCCGATGAGCATCTCCAGTTCCTCAGGTGAAATCCCGGAGAGGATCTCCCCTCGCGTCTTGCTGATGACGGCCTCCATCTCGGTGATGATTGGCGCGGCTTTTTCAGTCAGTTTAATCCGCTTAGCGCGTCGGTCGCTGGCACAGGTCTGCCGGGATATCAGTCCCTTCTCCTCCAGCTGATCGAGCGTACGTACCAGCGAAGGCTGCTCAATGCCGATCGCCTTTGCCAGTTGAATTTGTGACTGGTCGGGCGGAAGCTGATGGATGTTATGCAGCGTAACCCAATGCGTCTGTGTCAATTCCAGAGGTTTCAGGCGATGGTCAATCAGAGCACGCCAGACGCGTACCAACCTTGCCAGATCAGAACCTAATGGCGATTCCAATTTCATCTCCTTATAATTAGCTTGCTAAGTTATTATACTGATTTTAGAATAGTGTGCAGCATTTGTATTGCCAAAACAAATGCAATACTGCATACAGCCGATGTTGTCAGTATGATTTACACTGAATATTCATGCGTCGTCATGTAAAAACAGGCCATCGTGGCATTCTCCTCACTGCAAAGGATCTCTGCTCGTGACGTTCTCGTTAAGCTCCGCGGGATTACCCCTCCAGGACCTGGTTGTCGGAGCATCCGTCTATTTTCCGCCGCTGTTTAAAGCTGTCCTGCTGGGCTTTTTGATCTGGCTTGTGGCACACCGCGTGCTGCGCGACTGGATGTACTCCGGCGAAATCTGGCATCCGATGCTGATGGATCTCTCCCTCTTTGCCCTCTCCGTGTGTCTTGGCCTTGCCGTATTGGTTGTGTGGTGAATATGTCCCTGAAAACGCTTAAATACTTTTCCACTCTTTTGGTTCTGGCGCTGGCACTCATCGCGGGTTGGTGGATGTGGAACTACTACATGCAATCGCCCTGGACGCGGGACGGCAAGGTCCGTGCGGAACAGGTCAGTATTACCCCCCAGGTATCGGGCACGATCACCGCGCTGATGGTGAAGGATAATCAGTTCGTTAAACAGGGTGAAGTGTTGTTCCGCATTGATGAGACGCCTTTCCACATTGCGGTCCTCAATGCGCAGGCGCAACTTGCTAAAGCCCAGTCCGATCTGGCGAAAGCCAATAATGAAGCCAACCGTCGTCGCCATCTGTCGCAGAACTATATTTCGGCGGAGGATCTGGACACCGCCAACCTCAACGTAAAAGCAATGCAGGCCAGCGTTGAGGTGGCACAGGCCACGCTGAAACAGGCGCAGTGGCAGCTTACCCAGACCGTGGTAAAAGCGCCCGTCGACGGCTGGATAACAAACCTCTCCACCCGCGTGGGCGATTATGCCACCACCGGACAGCCGGTCTTTGCGTTAGTCGACAGTCACTCGTTTTACGTGGTCGGCTACTTCGAGGAAACCAAGTTGCGTCACATTCAGAACGGCGCGCCAGCGACCATAACGCTCTACAGCGGCTCGCAAACGTTACAGGGTCACGTTTCCAGTATTGGCCGCGCCATCTACGATCAGAGCGTCGAGGCCGATTCAGGCCTGGTGCCAGACATCAAACCTAACGTGCCCTGGGTGCGTCTTGCGCAGCGCGTGCCGGTCCGGGTGGAGTTCGATACCCTTCCGCAAGGCATCACGCTGGTATCCGGTACCACCTGCACCGTCTCAATCGGGTCAAACCGATGAACCTGCGGGCGTTCTCCTGGCGCAATACGCCGTGGATCAAAGCGACGCGCCCGCAGTGGCGCTACGCCTTACGCAACGGCATTGCGATGTGTCTGGCGCTTACCGTTGCGTATTATCTCAATCTGGATCAACCCTACTGGGCTATGACCTCGGCGGCAGTGGTCAGCTTCCCGACCGTCGGCGGCGTGATCAGCAAAAGTCTGGGCCGCGTCGCGGGGAGTTTACTCGGGGCTACGGCCGCACTGATTATCGCCGGACATACCCTGAACGATCCGTGGCTCTTTTTACTGAGCATGGCCGGATGGCTTGGGTTTTGCACCTGGGCCTGCGCGCACTTCACCAACAACGTCGCCTACGCTTTCCAGCTGGCGGGCTATACGGCGGCGATCATCGCCTTCCCGGTCGTCAACGTGCTGGACACCACCGAGCTGTGGGACATTGCCCAGGCGCGCGTCTGTGAAGTTATCGTTGGGATCTTGTGTGGCGGGGTGATGATGATGATCCTGCCCAGTACCTCAGACGGTACCGCGCTTATCACCGCCCTGAAGACGATGCACGCGCGCCTGCTGGAACACGCCAGTCTGCTGTGGCAGCCCGACACCAACGATGATATTCGCCTGGCACATGAAAAGGTCATCGGCCAGATCCTGACCATGAATCTGCTGCGCATTCAGGCGTTCTGGAGCCATTACCGCTTTCGCCGCCAGAACACGCTCCTGAACTATCTTCTGCATCAGCAGTTGCGGATGACCAGCGCCATCTCCAGCCTGCGCAGGATGCTGCTGAACTGGCCCGACTCGCCTGTACATACCCGAGAGGTTATCGATACGCTGCTCGCCGCCCTCGCCCGACCGGATGCGAATATCTATACCGTGGCGCGGATTATCGCCCCGCTCGCCCCGACGGATGAATATGATTATCGCCACCGGGCCTTCTGGCAGCGCCTGAACTATTTTTGCCGGCTCTATCTGCGCAGCAGTCGCTGGATCCGGGCGATTGAGAATGCCACCCCGATAACAGAATTCGCCGTACCGGGCAGCCCGGCGCTGGCGCGCCATACCGATTATATGGAAGCCTTGTGGAGCGGGTTTCGCACCTTCTGTGCGCTGACGCTGGTTGGCGCATGGAGCATCACCACCCAATGGGAATCCGGCAGCGCCGCCCTCACCCTGGCCGCCATCAGCTGCGTGCTCTATTCCGTCGTCGCCTCGCCGTTCAACTCGCTGACGCTGCTGCTTCGCACGCTGGTGCTGCTGTCCTTATTCAGTTTTGTCGTCAAGTTTGGGTTGATGGTGCAGATAAGCGATCTCTGGCAGTTTCTGCTGTTTCTCTTTCCGCTATTAATCACCATGCAGTTGCTGAAGCTGCAAATGCCGAAGCTGGCGGGCCTGTGGGGACAGCTGATCGTCTTTATGGGGTCATTTATCTCGGTCACAAATCCACCGGTCTATGATTACGCCGACTTCCTCAATGACAATCTGGCCAAAATTTTAGGCGTGGGGCTGGCGTGGTTAGCGTTCGCCGTGCTGCGTCCCGGGTCCGATGCCCGTAAAAGCCGCCGTCATATTCGGGAGTTACGCAGGGGGTTCGTCGATCAGCTCAGCCGCAGACCGCATCTGCGCGAGAGTGAGTATGAGTCGCTGGTGTATCACCACGTCAGCCAGCTCAATAACAGTCAGGACTCCCTTGCCCGCCGCTGGCTGCTTCGCTGGGGCGTGGTATTGCTCAACTGTTCGCATGTGGTCTGGCAGCTGCGTGCCTGGGAGACGCGTTCCGATCCGCTGTCGCAGGTTCGGGATGTCTGTATCTCTCTGCTGCGGGATGTCATGAGCGAGCGTGGCGTTCAGCAGCGGTCGCTTAGCGTCACGCTCGCCGAACTGCAGCGCATTTGCGATACCCTGGCGCGCCATC
This region of Enterobacter cancerogenus genomic DNA includes:
- the anmK gene encoding anhydro-N-acetylmuramic acid kinase, producing the protein MKSGRYIGVMSGTSLDGVDVVLAAIDENMVAQQASLTWPIPVSLKEDILNICQGQQLTLSQLGQLDVRLGSLFADAVLALMHKENLQPQDIVAIGCHGQTVWHEPTGDAPHTLQIGDNNQIVAKTGVTVVGDFRRRDIALGGQGAPLVPAFHQALLAHPSERRMVLNIGGIANLSMLIPGQPVRGYDTGPGNMLMDAWIWRQCGKPYDKDAQWASEGKVVLPLLQSMLSDPYFSLPAPKSTGREYFNYGWLERQLAPFPALAAQDVQTTLVELTAVSISEQVMLSGGCERLLVCGGGSRNPLVMARLAGLLPGTEVSTTDEAGISGDDMEALAFAWLAWRTVAGLPGNLPSVTGAREASVLGAIYPANPRHNQS
- a CDS encoding FUSC family protein, which produces MNLRAFSWRNTPWIKATRPQWRYALRNGIAMCLALTVAYYLNLDQPYWAMTSAAVVSFPTVGGVISKSLGRVAGSLLGATAALIIAGHTLNDPWLFLLSMAGWLGFCTWACAHFTNNVAYAFQLAGYTAAIIAFPVVNVLDTTELWDIAQARVCEVIVGILCGGVMMMILPSTSDGTALITALKTMHARLLEHASLLWQPDTNDDIRLAHEKVIGQILTMNLLRIQAFWSHYRFRRQNTLLNYLLHQQLRMTSAISSLRRMLLNWPDSPVHTREVIDTLLAALARPDANIYTVARIIAPLAPTDEYDYRHRAFWQRLNYFCRLYLRSSRWIRAIENATPITEFAVPGSPALARHTDYMEALWSGFRTFCALTLVGAWSITTQWESGSAALTLAAISCVLYSVVASPFNSLTLLLRTLVLLSLFSFVVKFGLMVQISDLWQFLLFLFPLLITMQLLKLQMPKLAGLWGQLIVFMGSFISVTNPPVYDYADFLNDNLAKILGVGLAWLAFAVLRPGSDARKSRRHIRELRRGFVDQLSRRPHLRESEYESLVYHHVSQLNNSQDSLARRWLLRWGVVLLNCSHVVWQLRAWETRSDPLSQVRDVCISLLRDVMSERGVQQRSLSVTLAELQRICDTLARHHLPAARDLASIIWRLHCSLSQLEQAPPPGTIGDQITPQA
- the tyrS gene encoding tyrosine--tRNA ligase, whose translation is MASSNLIKQLQERGLVAQVTDEEALAERLAQGPIALYCGFDPTADSLHLGHLVPLLCLKRFQMAGHKPVALVGGATGLIGDPSFKAAERKLNTEDTVQEWVDKIRKQVAPFLDFNCGDNAAIAANNYDWFGGMNVLTFLRDIGKHFSVNQMINKEAVKQRLNRDDQGISFTEFSYNLLQGYDFACLNKLHGVALQIGGSDQWGNITSGIDLTRRLHQNQVFGLTVPLITKADGTKFGKTEGGAVWLDPKKTSPYKFYQFWINTADADVYRFLKFFTFMDIEAINALEEEDKNSGKAPRAQYVLADEVTKLVHGEEGLAAAKRITASLFNGTLSDLSEADFEQLAQDGVPMVEMEKGADLMQALVDSELQPSRGQARKTIASNAITINGEKQADPEYTFVEGDRLYGRYTLLRRGKKNYCLVCWK
- the slyB gene encoding outer membrane lipoprotein SlyB, translated to MILRVLGVSLIGLTLAGCVNDSSLSGDVYSASEAKQVQNVTYGTIVNARPVQIQGGDDSNVVGAIGGAVLGGFLGNTIGGGTGRSLATAAGAVAGGVAGQGVQGAMNKTQGVELEIRKDDGNTIMVVQKQGSTRFSAGQRVVIASNGSQVTVSPR
- a CDS encoding DUF1656 domain-containing protein gives rise to the protein MTFSLSSAGLPLQDLVVGASVYFPPLFKAVLLGFLIWLVAHRVLRDWMYSGEIWHPMLMDLSLFALSVCLGLAVLVVW
- the mliC gene encoding C-type lysozyme inhibitor, with the protein product MKKLLLITLPFLLAGCSAYNQFVERMQTDTLEYRCDEKPLTVKLNNPRQEASFIYDNKLLTLKQGMSASGARYTDGIYVFWSKGDSATVYKRDRIVLNNCQLENPKR
- a CDS encoding efflux RND transporter periplasmic adaptor subunit; this translates as MSLKTLKYFSTLLVLALALIAGWWMWNYYMQSPWTRDGKVRAEQVSITPQVSGTITALMVKDNQFVKQGEVLFRIDETPFHIAVLNAQAQLAKAQSDLAKANNEANRRRHLSQNYISAEDLDTANLNVKAMQASVEVAQATLKQAQWQLTQTVVKAPVDGWITNLSTRVGDYATTGQPVFALVDSHSFYVVGYFEETKLRHIQNGAPATITLYSGSQTLQGHVSSIGRAIYDQSVEADSGLVPDIKPNVPWVRLAQRVPVRVEFDTLPQGITLVSGTTCTVSIGSNR
- the pdxH gene encoding pyridoxamine 5'-phosphate oxidase, which codes for MSDNDELQQIAHLRREYTKGGLRRQDLPAEPLALFERWLKQACEAKLADPTAMVVATVDENGQPYQRIVLLKHYDEKGLVFYTNLGSRKAHHLERNPRISLLFPWHMLERQVMVTGKVERLSTLEVVKYFHSRPRDSQIGAWVSKQSSRISARGVLESKFLELKQKFQQGEVPLPSFWGGFRIPIEQMEFWQGGEHRLHDRFLYQRESNGWKIDRLAP
- the slyA gene encoding transcriptional regulator SlyA, which translates into the protein MKLESPLGSDLARLVRVWRALIDHRLKPLELTQTHWVTLHNIHQLPPDQSQIQLAKAIGIEQPSLVRTLDQLEEKGLISRQTCASDRRAKRIKLTEKAAPIITEMEAVISKTRGEILSGISPEELEMLIGLVARLEQNIHELQSRD